A stretch of the Jeotgalibacillus haloalkalitolerans genome encodes the following:
- a CDS encoding adenosylcobinamide amidohydrolase encodes MLKASQISGGYGEKDVVKNVSFELQKQEILGILGPNGSGKTTLMKMISGLLPCSAGDVSFKDQPLKSYSAKQLAREIAVLPQLHSHAFDYTVRETVSMGRYPHQKGMFAPWTAQDEKAVKEAMKQTGVLEFEGKSIQDLSGGERQRVFLAQALAQEPKLLLLDEPTNHLDLSYQKQLLDLLKEWTETHELTVISIFHDLNIASLYCDRLLLLHNGETVQLAEPGHVMNKETVERVYQARVHTQSHPELPKPQVTLLPNHGQRLPSEITKEHFTITADHIHVEAPQSLKTLSSAVIGAGLGWYHHFVNRHVPMDYECDDSYEDMKMYAAQNGWNAADTVGMMTAVMVEDVVIREYEENGLSVVIAVTAGVGNAVDVSLSHERDRQATIGTINSWIFINGKLSDEAFIQAMMTATEAKVKALQNADVKDPLTGTLATGTSTDSAMVAATQHGSFVQYAGSITPLGKLIGKGIVECTTEAIKIYRKRKGTS; translated from the coding sequence ATGCTGAAGGCTTCACAGATCAGCGGTGGTTATGGTGAAAAGGATGTTGTGAAAAACGTTTCATTTGAGCTTCAGAAGCAGGAGATTCTCGGCATTCTCGGACCAAATGGCAGCGGGAAAACGACGCTGATGAAAATGATCAGCGGACTTTTGCCTTGCAGTGCAGGGGATGTTTCATTTAAGGACCAGCCGCTTAAAAGTTATTCCGCTAAGCAGCTGGCACGCGAAATTGCTGTCCTGCCGCAGCTGCACAGCCATGCATTTGACTATACAGTACGTGAAACTGTGTCGATGGGCCGCTATCCTCACCAGAAAGGTATGTTTGCACCCTGGACGGCTCAGGATGAAAAAGCGGTAAAAGAAGCGATGAAGCAGACCGGCGTCCTCGAATTTGAAGGGAAATCAATTCAGGACCTCTCAGGCGGGGAGCGTCAGCGCGTGTTTTTAGCACAGGCACTGGCACAGGAGCCGAAGCTGCTATTACTGGATGAACCGACGAACCATCTGGATCTGTCCTATCAGAAGCAGCTGCTTGATCTTTTAAAGGAATGGACCGAAACGCATGAACTGACGGTGATATCAATTTTTCACGATTTAAATATCGCCTCGCTATATTGCGACCGGCTGCTGCTTTTACACAATGGGGAAACCGTGCAGCTGGCTGAGCCGGGGCATGTGATGAATAAAGAAACGGTGGAACGGGTGTATCAGGCGCGTGTTCATACGCAGTCACACCCTGAGCTGCCTAAGCCGCAGGTCACACTGCTGCCAAACCACGGACAAAGGTTGCCATCTGAGATTACGAAAGAGCATTTCACAATTACCGCTGATCATATTCACGTTGAAGCACCCCAGTCGCTGAAAACTTTATCATCAGCAGTGATCGGAGCAGGGCTTGGCTGGTATCATCATTTCGTCAACCGGCACGTGCCGATGGATTATGAATGTGACGACAGCTATGAAGATATGAAAATGTACGCTGCCCAAAATGGATGGAATGCCGCTGACACTGTCGGGATGATGACAGCTGTGATGGTGGAGGATGTTGTGATCCGTGAGTACGAAGAGAACGGATTGTCAGTCGTGATCGCGGTGACCGCAGGTGTAGGAAACGCAGTTGACGTCTCACTTTCCCATGAACGGGATCGCCAGGCGACAATCGGTACTATCAACAGCTGGATCTTTATTAACGGCAAGCTGTCAGATGAAGCGTTTATTCAGGCAATGATGACGGCAACTGAAGCAAAAGTTAAAGCGCTGCAGAATGCTGATGTAAAGGATCCGCTCACAGGCACCCTTGCAACCGGCACTTCAACGGACAGCGCAATGGTTGCTGCCACACAGCATGGGTCTTTCGTGCAATACGCAGGCTCCATCACGCCGCTCGGAAAGCTGATTGGTAAAGGGATTGTGGAATGTACGACAGAAGCAATAAAGATTTACCGTAAACGAAAGGGAACATCATGA
- the cbiB gene encoding adenosylcobinamide-phosphate synthase CbiB: MITHAAAITLALCLDRLIGDPPAWPHPVRWIGSFIIWLERRLNKGRLRKLRGIVSVCSVLTITLLITALLVYGSNQVHWIAGFIVETLLITSALASKSLADAAQEVSVPLQKGYMKEARTKLSWIVGRDTEHLDESEIARGTIETVAENTSDGVTAPMFWALIFGAPGIWVYKAVNTGDSIVGYKNERYAVYGWASARLDDLANWIPARITALLMLMTKKPAHGRRSTLLKELPAQAKKHPSPNSGWGEAAVALLLHIKLGGTNTYQGVTSNRPVIGLSEEPLTVQHIEQTITIMHRTAWLFLACCWIGGTLFDLTFTWR; the protein is encoded by the coding sequence ATGATCACACATGCAGCTGCAATCACGCTCGCACTCTGTCTTGATAGATTAATTGGAGATCCGCCCGCCTGGCCGCACCCTGTCAGGTGGATCGGATCTTTCATTATATGGCTTGAGCGCAGGTTAAATAAAGGACGATTACGTAAGCTGAGAGGGATCGTCAGCGTATGTTCAGTGCTTACAATAACGTTACTGATCACAGCTTTACTCGTCTACGGAAGCAATCAGGTTCACTGGATTGCAGGCTTTATAGTTGAAACGCTCCTGATTACTTCAGCACTTGCCTCTAAAAGTCTGGCTGACGCAGCTCAGGAAGTCTCCGTGCCGCTTCAAAAAGGGTACATGAAAGAAGCCAGAACCAAGCTCTCCTGGATTGTCGGGCGGGATACAGAACATCTTGACGAATCAGAGATTGCACGCGGAACGATTGAAACAGTCGCTGAAAATACAAGTGACGGGGTTACAGCTCCTATGTTCTGGGCGCTGATATTCGGTGCGCCGGGTATCTGGGTATATAAAGCGGTTAACACCGGCGATTCAATTGTCGGCTATAAAAACGAACGTTACGCTGTGTACGGCTGGGCGAGCGCAAGGCTTGATGATCTGGCAAACTGGATTCCGGCAAGGATCACAGCGCTGCTGATGCTGATGACAAAAAAGCCTGCACATGGCAGAAGAAGCACGCTTTTAAAAGAACTGCCCGCACAGGCAAAAAAGCACCCAAGTCCAAACAGCGGCTGGGGTGAAGCAGCTGTCGCACTGCTCTTACATATTAAACTCGGTGGAACGAATACATATCAGGGTGTGACCTCAAACAGGCCTGTCATCGGTCTGTCTGAGGAACCGCTCACCGTACAACATATTGAACAAACCATCACCATCATGCACCGGACAGCCTGGCTGTTTCTTGCATGCTGCTGGATTGGAGGGACCCTTTTTGACCTTACCTTCACATGGCGCTAA
- a CDS encoding pyridoxal phosphate-dependent aminotransferase: MTLPSHGANPLRLYESLNLSAPEDIIDFSENSMPAGPPAHLKEQWDQWYNAISSYPDPEGRGLKKQIAKKHQVKESQVLLGNGASELMMTALRSFQGKTVGVIHPAFSEYERVIQANGAMVHHFYTNESMSFQPDEDEIHSFLSKPDCALFICNPNNPTGILLKKETILSWLKTAEKSGSTLLLDEAFIDMAGEHYSLADHTGSPSLIIFRSMTKMYSIAGLRLGYLLSNEQTVKEISQWLPHWNVNQLALLAGETVLQEPSYTEKVCSFTQKERSRFTDALRDLGFKISDSAANYVCIQPPDPQQTEELWRFLLREGLVLRHTYNYRGLDGSWLRVGIKLPEQNKKLIEAITLWVQ; this comes from the coding sequence TTGACCTTACCTTCACATGGCGCTAATCCGCTTCGATTATACGAGTCACTGAATCTGAGCGCACCTGAAGACATTATTGATTTCAGTGAAAACAGTATGCCGGCCGGTCCGCCTGCACATTTAAAAGAGCAGTGGGATCAATGGTACAATGCAATTTCCTCCTACCCTGATCCTGAAGGAAGGGGATTGAAAAAGCAGATTGCCAAAAAGCATCAGGTAAAGGAATCGCAGGTGCTGCTGGGAAACGGCGCATCAGAATTAATGATGACAGCGCTCAGAAGTTTTCAGGGAAAGACAGTCGGCGTGATTCATCCTGCATTCAGTGAATATGAAAGGGTTATTCAGGCGAATGGGGCAATGGTTCATCACTTTTACACGAATGAATCAATGAGCTTTCAGCCGGATGAAGATGAAATTCATTCGTTTCTCTCTAAGCCTGATTGTGCACTTTTCATCTGCAACCCTAACAATCCGACAGGTATCCTGCTTAAAAAAGAAACGATTTTATCATGGCTCAAAACAGCTGAAAAATCAGGCAGTACCCTGCTGCTTGATGAAGCCTTTATTGATATGGCCGGAGAACACTACTCACTTGCAGATCACACTGGCAGCCCGTCACTGATTATTTTCAGATCGATGACCAAAATGTACAGCATTGCAGGACTTCGGCTCGGCTATCTGCTTTCAAATGAGCAGACTGTAAAAGAAATCAGTCAGTGGCTGCCTCACTGGAATGTGAATCAGCTCGCACTATTAGCAGGGGAGACTGTCTTGCAGGAGCCGTCTTACACTGAAAAAGTGTGCTCATTTACCCAAAAGGAAAGATCACGTTTTACAGATGCCTTGCGTGACCTTGGCTTTAAAATATCTGACTCAGCAGCTAACTATGTATGTATCCAGCCGCCGGATCCTCAGCAGACGGAAGAGCTTTGGCGGTTTTTACTCAGAGAAGGACTTGTTCTCAGGCACACTTACAATTACCGCGGACTTGACGGCAGCTGGCTGAGAGTCGGGATCAAGCTGCCGGAACAAAACAAAAAGCTGATTGAGGCGATTACGTTATGGGTACAGTGA
- a CDS encoding bifunctional adenosylcobinamide kinase/adenosylcobinamide-phosphate guanylyltransferase, whose protein sequence is MGTVTVIIGGVRSGKTGWAEHEAVSLQHETGGSLVYLASGVAFDREMKERIERHRKDRADENWLTIEQPVDLPEAIRKIPERAIVVWDCVTTWLTNELMRGSEKAQVMHDLCYFIKSVRMQADLYIVSNEVLSEPVFTEGFTSDYQRMIGEVHQVLVKESNCAVEMEAGLALIRKGEMWE, encoded by the coding sequence ATGGGTACAGTGACAGTCATCATTGGCGGTGTCAGAAGCGGAAAAACCGGATGGGCAGAACATGAAGCGGTGAGCCTGCAGCATGAAACCGGAGGCAGTCTGGTATATCTCGCTTCAGGTGTAGCCTTTGACCGTGAAATGAAGGAGCGGATTGAAAGACACAGGAAAGATCGCGCGGATGAGAACTGGCTCACCATTGAGCAGCCTGTTGATCTGCCGGAAGCAATCAGAAAAATACCGGAGCGTGCCATTGTCGTCTGGGACTGCGTGACGACCTGGCTGACAAATGAACTGATGAGAGGGTCTGAAAAAGCGCAGGTTATGCATGATCTGTGCTACTTTATCAAATCAGTCAGAATGCAGGCTGACCTTTATATCGTCTCAAATGAAGTGCTCAGTGAACCAGTTTTTACAGAGGGGTTCACATCAGACTATCAGCGCATGATCGGTGAAGTTCATCAGGTGCTTGTAAAAGAAAGCAATTGTGCAGTTGAAATGGAAGCAGGCCTTGCGCTGATCCGGAAAGGTGAGATGTGGGAATGA